A window of the Cicer arietinum cultivar CDC Frontier isolate Library 1 chromosome 6, Cicar.CDCFrontier_v2.0, whole genome shotgun sequence genome harbors these coding sequences:
- the LOC101511451 gene encoding respiratory burst oxidase homolog protein A yields MNDIPKHERRWASDTIPGKVTVSAGTSPGTESSSAGDEFVEVTLDLRDDDTIVLRSVEPANVISIDDSVAGSGYETPVSVPRSPSIRRNSSRGFRQFSQELKAEAVAKAKHFSQELRRFSWSHGQASRAFSSSSAQTGAGGSAGGGFETALAARALRKQRAQLDRTRSGAHKALRGLKFISSASKSNGVDAWNEVQKNFDRLAKDGFLHRIDFGQCIGMKDSKEFALELFDALGRKRRLKVDKINKEELFEFWSQITDQSFDSRLQIFFDMVDKNEDGRITEEEVKEIIMLSASANKLSRLKEQAEEYAALIMEELDPERLGYIELWQLETLLLQKDTYLNYSQALSYTSQALSQNLQGLRKKSPIHRMSRRFLYYLQENWKRLWLLTLWVCIMIGLFTWKFIQYKKKDVFHIMGYCLLTAKGAAETLKFNMALILLPVCRNTITWLRSTKLSYVVPFDDNINFHKTIAGAIVIGVILHVGDHLACDFPRLVSSSEADYQKYLKGVFGRQKPNYGDIIKGVEAVTGILMVTLMAIAFILATTWFRRNLIKLPKPFNKLTGFNAFWYSHHLFVIVYVLLIVHGVKLYLVHKWHLKTTWMYLAVPVLLYASERTLRLFRSGFYTVRLIKVAIYPGNVLTLQMSKPPQFRYKSGQYMFVQCPAVSPFEWHPFSITSSPGDDYLSVHIRQLGDWTQELKRVFSEACEPPVSGRSGLLRADETTKKSLPKLKIDGPYGAPAQDYRKYDVLLLVGLGIGATPFISILKDLLNNIIKMEELADSVSDTSRGSDLSVGSTDSPSLNKIAPKRKKILKTTNAYFYWVTREQGSFDWFKGVMNEVAELDQRGVIEMHNYLTSVYEEGDARSALITMVQALNHAKNGVDIVSGTRVRTHFARPNWKKVFSKMCSKHYSGRIGVFYCGAPVLAKELNKLCYEFNEKGPTKFEFHKEHF; encoded by the exons ATGAACGATATTCCGAAGCACGAGCGCCGTTGGGCGTCAGACACCATTCCTGGAAAAGTAACAGTCAGCGCCGGAACATCGCCGGGAACTGAGTCAAGCTCCGCCGGCGATGAGTTTGTCGAGGTAACTCTTGATCTTCGAGACGATGACACCATCGTTCTTCGCAGTGTTGAGCCAGCTAATGTTATTTCTATCGACGATAGCGTCGCCGGAAGCGGTTACGAAACTCCGGTGTCTGTTCCGAGGTCGCCGTCGATTCGGAGAAACTCGTCGAGAGGCTTCCGGCAATTCTCTCAGGAACTGAAAGCAGAGGCGGTTGCTAAGGCCAAACACTTCTCGCAGGAGCTACGGCGGTTCTCGTGGAGTCACGGCCAAGCTTCGCGTGCCTTTTCATCTTCCTCCGCTCAAACCGGCGCCGGCGGTTCTGCCGGCGGTGGATTTGAAACGGCGTTGGCCGCTCGAGCTTTGAGGAAGCAACGAGCGCAACTCGATCGCACTCGCTCCGGTGCTCATAAAGCACTCCGTGGTTTGAAATTCATCAGCAGTGCCAGTAAATCGAATGGCGTTGATGCGTGGAACGAAGTGCAGAAGAATTTCGATAGGCTTGCTAAAGACGGTTTTCTCCATCGCATCGATTTCGGTCAATGCATAG GTATGAAAGATTCAAAGGAATTCGCTCTGGAACTCTTTGATGCTCTAGGTCGTAAACGAAGGTTGAAGGTTGATAAGATCAATAAGGAAGAACTTTTCGAATTCTGGTCGCAAATTACGGATCAAAGTTTTGATTCACGACTCCAGATCTTCTTCGACAT GGTGGACAAGAATGAAGATGGAAGAATCACCGAAGAAGAAGTGAAAGAG ATCATCATGTTAAGCGCTTCTGCAAATAAGTTATCCAGATTGAAGGAGCAGGCCGAAGAATATGCAGCTCTGATCATGGAAGAGTTAGACCCCGAAAGACTTGGCTACATCGAG TTATGGCAGCTGGAGACACTTCTTTTACAAAAGGACACGTATCTCAACTACAGCCAAGCTCTAAGCTATACAAGCCAAGCATTGAGCCAGAACCTACAGGGGCTAAGAAAGAAAAGTCCTATACATAGGATGAGCCGCAGatttctttactatttgcaagaGAATTGGAAGAGACTTTGGCTTTTAACATTGTGGGTTTGCATAATGATTGGGCTCTTCACGTGGAAGTTTATTCAGTACAAGAAAAAGGATGTTTTTCATATCATGGGTTACTGTCTTCTCACAGCCAAAGGTGCGGCCGAGACCCTGAAGTTCAACATGGCACTTATTCTCTTGCCCGTCTGTAGAAACACCATAACTTGGCTCAGGTCTACCAAGCTTTCTTATGTTGTACCTTTTGATGACAACATCAACTTCCATAAG ACAATTGCTGGGGCAATTGTGATTGGTGTTATACTTCATGTTGGGGATCACCTTGCTTGTGATTTTCCAAGACTTGTAAGTTCGTCTGAAGCTGATTATCAGAAGTATTTGAAAGGTGTATTTGGTCGTCAAAAACCCAATTACGGAGACATAATTAAAGGGGTTGAGGCTGTGACTGGAATTTTGATGGTTACTTTGATGGCAATAGCATTTATCCTCGCAACAACATGGTTCAGAAGAAATCTCATTAAGCTGCCTAAACCATTTAATAAGCTCACTGGCTTCAATGCCTTCTGGTATTCACACCATCTGTTTGTCATTGTCTATGTCCTCCTCATCGTTCACGGTGTAAAACTTTACCTAGTGCACAAATGGCACTTGAAAACG aCATGGATGTATCTCGCGGTTCCAGTTTTACTCTATGCATCAGAAAGAACGCTGAGATTATTTCGTTCTGGTTTTTATACAGTACGTCTAATAAAG GTTGCTATTTATCCTGGAAATGTTCTCACATTGCAAATGTCTAAGCCTCCTCAATTTCGCTACAAGAGCGGACAATACATGTTTGTACAGTGTCCCGCTGTTTCTCCGTTTGAGTG GCATCCATTTTCTATTACATCATCCCCTGGGGATGACTATCTGAGTGTTCACATTCGGCAACTGGGTGACTGGACTCAGGAACTTAAAAGGGTATTTTCTGAGGCTTGTGAGCCTCCTGTGTCTGGGAGGAGTGGCCTTCTCAGGGCTGATGAAACGACAAAGAAAAG TTTGCCGAAGTTAAAGATAGATGGACCTTACGGAGCGCCAGCTCAAGACTATAGAAAATATGACGTCTTGTTGCTGGTCGGTCTCGGTATAGGAGCAACTCCTTTCATCAGCATTCTGAAAGATCTTCTCAACAACATTATCAAAATGGAGGAGCTGGCG GATTCTGTCTCTGATACAAGTAGAGGATCAGACCTTAGCGTTGGGAGTACTGATTCACCATCTCTTAACAAAATTGCTccaaaaaggaagaaaatactGAAGACTACCAATGCTTATTTCTACTGGGTTACAAGAGAGCAAGGCTCTTTTGATTGGTTCAAAGGAGTCATGAATGAAGTGGCTGAGCTTGATCAAAGG GGTGTCATTGAGATGCACAACTACTTGACTAGCGTTTATGAGGAAGGAGATGCAAGATCTGCACTCATCACCATGGTTCAAGCCCTTAACCATGCCAAAAATGGAGTTGATATTGTTTCCGGAACCAGG GTACGAACACATTTTGCTAGGCCTAATTGGAAGAAGGTTTTCTCTAAAATGTGTTCCAAGCACTATAGTGGACGAATAG GGGTATTTTACTGTGGCGCACCAGTTTTGGCCAAAGAACTTAACAAGCTATGTTATGAGTTCAATGAAAAGGGTCCAACAAAATTTGAGTTCCACAAGGAGCATTTCTAA